In one Conger conger chromosome 5, fConCon1.1, whole genome shotgun sequence genomic region, the following are encoded:
- the LOC133129372 gene encoding 5-hydroxytryptamine receptor 2B-like: MTMLATPQQRTRAAVMRTQCSHGDMSQLGPFSPLLGWKASDTALLPFNASNQNGSSGALVALVTGGLGAGGELRWASLLIVTLIIPTIGGNILVILAVSLERKLQNATNYFLMSLAVADLLVGLLVMPVALVTVLFNSGWPLPEFLCPIWLFLDVLFSTASIMHLCAISLDRYIAIKKPIEHSQYKSRARALTKIATVWLISIGIAISIPIKGLKNTKTTTFNSHHTCLLKPDCFREFILFGSIAAFFVPLTIMMVIYLLTIQVLRKKVYLLKFRSSQNFGTSTVSTVFQRELPTISSPEMVAMLDVPHKDLVKGHIDPITLEEVPVRKMSTIGRKSMQNLSNEQRASKVLGIVFLLFVVMWCPFFITNVISAACRSCDGHIVGRLMEIFVWVGYVSSGINPLVYTLFNKTFRKAFSRYITCDFSGTRPPTRASPRVLSFRSSATQNSKLFVKHGIRNGGYQSPLCLRAAMPTQASASLLLDTLLLTQNEGNKQPEQDSYV; the protein is encoded by the exons ATGACCATGCTGGCCACGCCCCAACAGAGAACCAGAGCAGCTGTGATGCGTACACAGTGTAGCCACGGCGACATGTCCCAGCTGGGCCCGTTCTCCCCCCTCCTGGGCTGGAAGGCTTcagacacagccctgcttccATTCAACGCCTCCAACCAAAACGGCTCCTCGGGAGCCCTCGTAGCGCTGGTGACGGGGGGCCTGGGGGCCGGCGGAGAGCTTCGCTGGGCATCTCTCCTGATCGTCACGCTCATCATTCCCACTATCGGGGGGAACATCCTGGTCATCCTCGCCGTCTCCCTGGAGAGGAAGTTGCAGAACGCCACCAACTACTTCCTGATGTCCCTGGCGGTAGCAGACCTGCTGGTGGGGCTGCTCGTCATGCCTGTTGCCCTGGTAACAGTGCTCTTCA aTTCTGGGTGGCCCCTTCCAGAGTTCCTCTGCCCCATCTGGCTCTTCCTGGACGTCCTGTTCTCCACCGCCTCCatcatgcatttgtgtgccaTCTCCCTAGACCGTTACATCGCCATCAAGAAACCCATCGAGCACAGCCAATATAAGTCCCGGGCCAGGGCCCTCACCAAAATCGCCACTGTGTGGCTCATATCCATTG GTATCGCTATATCCATCCCAATTAAAGGCCTGAAGAACACCAAGACGACAACCTTCAATAGCCACCATACCTGTCTGCTGAAGCCTGACTGCTTCAGGGAGTTCATTCTGTTTGGCTCCATAGCAGCCTTCTTTGTCCCACTGACCATCATGATGGTGATATACCTGCTAACGATCCAGGTACTGCGAAAGAAAGTGTACCTGCTCAAGTTCAGATCATCACAGAACTTTGGCACATCCACTGTATCCACAGTCTTCCAGAGGGAGCTGCCTACCATCTCCTCCCCTGAAATGGTGGCCATGCTGGATGTCCCCCACAAGGATCTGGTGAAGGGCCACATAGACCCCATCACACTGGAGGAGGTTCCTGTCCGCAAAATGTCCACCATAGGTAGGAAGTCCATGCAGAACCTCAGCAATGAGCAGCGTGCATCCAAGGTCCTGGGCATAGTCTTCCTCCTCTTTGTGGTCATGTGGTGCCCTTTCTTCATCACCAATGTTATCTCAGCGGCCTGCAGAAGCTGTGACGGGCATATTGTGGGCAGGCTGATGGAGATCTTTGTCTGGGTGGGCTATGTGTCATCAGGGATCAACCCTCTGGTCTACACCCTCTTCAACAAGACCTTCCGGAAGGCTTTCAGCCGTTATATCACCTGCGACTTCAGCGGGACACGCCCGCCCACGAGAGCGTCACCCAGGGTCCTGAGCTTCCGTTCCTCAGCCACCCAGAATTCTAAGCTCTTCGTGAAGCACGGGATAAGGAATGGGGGGTACCAGAGTCCTCTGTGTCTGCGGGCCGCCATGCCCACCCAGGCCTCTGCCAGCCTATTACTGGACACGCTCCTCCTCACGCAGAATGAGGGCAACAAACAACCGGAGCAGGACAGCTACGTgtag